From one Lolium rigidum isolate FL_2022 chromosome 4, APGP_CSIRO_Lrig_0.1, whole genome shotgun sequence genomic stretch:
- the LOC124647852 gene encoding uncharacterized protein LOC124647852, translating to MKNNTLVVVLVLQAILVMGIVAVVNADGYVPKCCDNCNSFSGALVCDDTMDRCHPKCGNCVVVQEHPVKKYRCADAQAAGFVPCPPPCKKH from the exons ATGAAGAACAACACGCTTGTGGTGGTCCTTGTTCTCCAGGCCATCCTAGTCATGGGAATCGTAGCAGTGGTGAACG CCGATGGGTATGTTCCGAAGTGCTGCGACAACTGCAATTCCTTCTCGGGGGCTTTGGTCTGTGACGACACCATGGACAGGTGCCATCCAAAGTGCGGGAACTGCGTCGTGGTGCAGGAGCACCCCGTGAAGAAGTACAGGTGCGCTGATGCACAAGCCGCCGGCTTCGTGCCCTGCCCGCCACCCTGCAAGAAACACTGA